From the Microvirgula aerodenitrificans DSM 15089 genome, the window CAATGGCCGAGCAGCCGAAGCCAGGATCGCAGTTCCTCTGTGACGGACAAGACATACGTCTTTTTTGAGCACGCGGAAGATTTGCTCCCGCGCGTAGCGGAAACGCCATTGCCTGGTACCGCTGGAAGCCGGTGGACAGTGACTGTGGAGCGGGTGAAGGGAATCGAACCCTCGTCGTAAGCTTGGGAAGCTTCTGCTCTACCATTGAGCTACACCCGCGACGCGTTGCGCGAGGAGGCAGAATATAGCCATTTTCAATCGCCTTGGCAAGGCCGGAGAGTGCGCAGGTAGCGCAGGAAACCATCCAGAAAACGCCCGGTAACCGGCATGAACCAGGAGCCGAAATGGTAGAACGGGTCCAGTGTGCAGACGATCAGTCGCCCGGGCGTGCTGTGGCAGTCCTCGTACAGCAGGCAGCCGTCGCGGTGGTGAAAGCCGATCAGTGCGCTGACGCCGGGCGGCGGGCTCAGCACGCCGTGAAAATGCCAGCTGGCGTCATCCAGGCCGATATGGTCGAACAGCGTGTGGCGGGGTGTCGGCGTATACAGCCCCAGCGTGGCTCCCGGGGTTTTCCACCACCAGAAATTGACCGGTTCGTCCCGCCAGACGACAGCGGGCAACCACAGTTCGGGCCGGGTGCCGGCCATGGCGACCACAGTTTTGCCGGCGGCGAGCAGCGCGTGCAGCCGGGGCTGTGCCGCGCACAGCAGCCCCGGGTGGCAGCGGTCGGTGACGACCAGCACGTCGATGTCGTCCAGATCGGTGTCCGCCAGCTGGCGCAGTTCGATCAGCCGGTCGAAATAGCGCCGGAAACGCGGGTGGTACAGCGCGCGGCGGTGGAAATGACTGCCATTGTCGAGGGCGGCGAGGCGGGGTGTGCTCATGCCGGCCTGCCGATGGCGGACACGGACAGTGCCCATGCGACCAGTTGCACCGGCAGGCAGCGGGCGCCGCTGTCGCCGCAGCCCCACAGGTCGTTGCCGGCATGCATGAACAGCCTGCCGCCTCCCGGGGGCGACCATTCCCAGTCGACCGGCAGCCGCGCCGGTCCGAGGCCGGTGACCGGCACGGCGCCATCTGGCGGCGGATTGCAGCCACGACCGTAGAAACCGGCCACGCCATGGCGGAAGGTCAGGTCGCGCATGTCGATGCCATCATGGACCGGATGCGATCGCAGCCGGTGGACGGTCAACTGCTCGACGTCAAAGGCCGGCAGCGGCCGGAACGGCGTCAGTCCGTCGACATAGGGATCGACGACATGGCCGTTGCAGACCAGCACGCCACCGGCATGCAGATAGCGGGTCAGCGCCGGTTTCTGCTCCAGCAGTTCGCGCTGGTCGCTGCCGGCGGCAATAAACAGCGCGCTGAATGAGGCTAGCGACTGCCGTTTCAGTGCATAGATGTCGATGGCGGTCAGCCGGGCAGCGAGCTCGGGGCGGGCGAACAGTGCCGGTGGGGGCGGGTCGCCGGTGGTGATGACGGCAATGGAGCGGGTCAAGGGCAGGGTTCCTGCTGGAGGGTAGCGGACGGAAACAGCGGCACGATGCCGGTATGGCGATGCGGCGGGTCGTGGATGTCGATCCGCCGCACCGGCAGGCCGTACAGCGCGGACAGCACCGGTTCGGTCAGGACCGTTCGGGCATCGCCGTGCAGGGGAAGATCATCCGCCCGCATCACCAGTACCTGGCAGTCACTGTCCAGCGCGTGCTGCGGATGATGGGAACTGAACAGCGTGCTGATGCCTTGCTGGTGCGCGAGCCGGGCCAGCAGCGCCAGCAGCAGCGACTGGTTGGCGAGGTCGAGCGCCGATGCCGGCTCATCAAGCACGATGCAGCGGGGTTCGGAGACCAGCGCCCGGGCCAGCAGCACCAGCTGTCGCTCTCCACCGGACAGGGTGCGGAAGCTGCGGGCAGCCAGTCGTTGCATGCCGACGGTCTGCAGCGCGTCCAGTGCCCGTGCATGATCCGTTGCGCCAGGCTGACGCCACAGACCGAGATGACGGCAGCGTCCCATCAGCACCATGTCGACGACCCCATAGTCGAACAGGCAATGGAAGCGCTGCGGCAGGTAAGCCAGCGCCGGGGTCACGCACACGCTGCCTTCGTCCAGCGGCGTCAGGCCGGCGATGGCGCGCAGCAGTGTGGTTTTGCCCCGGCCATTGCCGCCGAGCAGGCACAGTCGCTGTCCCGGTGCGATGCGCAGGTTCAGGTCGCGAAACAGCCAGGTGCCGTCCGGCAGACGGATGCCGGCATGGCGCAGCGCAACGACGTCGTTTTCGATCAGTCCGGTCGGCATGTCAGTCCTCGCTCCAGCCGCGCCGGGCGCGACGACGCAGAATCAGGGCAAAAACCGGTGCACCGAGCAGGGCGGTGACGATGCCGAGCGGAATCTCGGCCGCGGTCAGGGTGCGGGCGATGTCGTCGGCCAGCACGCTGAAGGTGGCGCCGAGCAGCAAGGCGGCCGGCAGCAGGCGTCGATGGTCGGCACCGACCATCATGCGTGCCAGATGAGGGACGACCAGTCCGATCCAGCCGACGATGCCGCTGACCGACACCTGACCGGCGATCATCACGCAGCAGGCGGCAAGAATCAGCAGCCGCAGCGACTCGACCGGCATGCCGTGCAGACGGGCGTCGTCATCGCCGAGCGACAGGATGTTGATGCGCCAGCCCAGCGGCAGCAGCAGGAGTGCGCAGACCAGCAGGCAGGTGGCCAGCACCGCCAGCGTGGTCCAGTCGCTGCTCGCATAACTGCCCATCAGCCAGAACACGATGCCGGGCAGGCTGCGGTCGGGATCGGCCAGGAAGACGGTCATGCTGGTCAGCGCGGCAAACAGCGCACCGGTGACGATGCCGGCCAGAACCAGCATCAGTACCGGCGTCTGACCGCGGACCCGGGCCAGCAGCAGGACCACAGCCAGCGCCAGCGCTGCACTCAGACCGGAGGCGACGATCATCAGCAGGGTCGACCAGCCACACAGGATGGCCAGCGCGCCGCCAAGGCTGGCGCCGGATGACAGGCCAATCACGTGCGGACCGACCAGCGGGTTACGGAATATCCCCTGCAGCGCCGCACCGGCCAGTGCCAGCCCGCCCCCGGCGCAGGCGGCGGACAGCACGCGCGGCAGGCGCACGGTACGGACGACGATCTGCTGGGTGTCATGCCAGTGAATGCCGAAGCCGGGGTCGAGACCGAACAGGGCGGCGGCGGCCTGTGACCACGGTACCGGGAAGCGACCGATGCCGAGTGACACGCCGAGCGTGCCTAGCAGTGCCAGCACCAGCCCCGGCCACAGCCAGCGGCCGGGCAGGCATTCATTGCCCGACATTGGCGGCCTCCCCGAACAGGGTGTAGCCGGCGGAGCCGGCATTGGCATTGCGGTGCAGAATGCGGTCGATCTCGTCACGGGTCAGCGTGTGCCGGTACAGCAGCCGATACTGGCTGCGCATGTCGGCCAGCAGCCGTGCGGCACTGGCTGGCGAGTGATTGAGCAGTGCGTGCAGCCAGATCCAGCCGAGTGCGGACTCGTGGCTCGGCACTTCCCACCAGATACCGCCGAGCGGCATCTTGTACACCCGCCGCTCGCGCACTGCCTTGACTGCCCGCCACTTCGGATCGGCATACAGCCGTGCCGGTACGTTGTCATCGAAACCGCCAAGCAGCAGGATGTCCGGCGCCCAGCCCAGCAGTTGTTCAAACGTGACATCGGCCATCGAACCATTGACGGCCGTGGCGAGATTGACGCCCCCGGCCAGCTCGATGACGTGGGTCATGTACGAGCCGTTGCCACCGGCCTTCAGCCCGTGCGCGAGACTGCGCAGATAGACGACGCGCGGGCGCGGGCCGGACGGGCCAGCCAGTGCCCGCCGGGTGTTGCGCTGATGGCGGAGCAGGGCCCCGGTACGGGCCTCGGTGCCGGTCGCTGCACCGATGGCGGTCAGCGCCGCTTCCAGATCCGCCTGGCTGCCGTAGCGCATGCCCAGCGTGCGCAGGCCGGCGCGCTCCAGCGTATGCAGGGAGGCGGTCGGCAGATGGGTCCATTGCAGGACCAGGTCGGGGCGCAGGGTCAGCAGGGTTTCGATGTTCGGCGTGAAACGACCGCCGGCCACGATGTCGGTGCGCAGGGTCAGCAGCGCGGGGAAACGCTGGCCGAGAAAACGGTCGCGAATGCCCGGCAATGCCCCCGGGTGGATACCGACCAGCCGCTGCGGTCCGGCATCGAGGGCCGTGATCATGCTGGCGGCCGGGATCGGAATGGTGACAATGCGCTGCGGCGTGGCGGCCAGCAGTGGCGCGAAGCCCGACAGCAGGGCGATCAGTCCGTGGCGCAGGTTCATGGCGTGCCCACCAGATTGAGTACCAGCGAGCGCCCGGGCTCCAGCAGCGGATTGGATGGACTGGCCGGGTAGCGCAGATCGGCGACGGTGGCCGGGTGAGCGTAGCGTTTGTCGGCAAGGTTCTCGATACCGAGCACCAGCCGGAACGGCTTCAGTGCCGGATGGACCCGGGCGAGTTCCAGCCCGCCATACAGCGACACGATGCCGTAGCCTGCGCTGCGCGTTTCCCGTGCCGGATCGATGCGGCGCTTCGCCAGTGACCACTTCAGGCGCGCTTCCAGCGAGTAGCCGGCGGACTGGTGGCGCAGTGACAGCAGGCCGTTCAATGGCGGCACATGCGGCAGCGGCTGGCCGGTATCATGCCGGGCACCGCGGGCACGAGAGGCATTGAACCGCAGAGACAGTGGCGTCTGGATCTGCCAGATGCCGTCGAGCTCCAGGCCGCGCATGCCGGCCCGGGCGATGTTCTGCCGCTGCCGGACCTGCGGGCCGCTGTCGGCCAGCGCAATCAGCTGCCGATAGCGGCTGTCGAAGGCGGTCAGATTTCCCTGCAGCGTCGGCCACCGCAGGCGCAGCCCGGCCTCGGCCGTGATGCTGCGCTCCGGCGCCAGCGCCGGGTTCGGTTCGGTGATGCGGGTGCCGACCCGGCTGGCACCGAATTTCTCGAACGTGGCGGGGGCGCGAAAAGCCGTGGCCAGATTGCCGACCAGCTGCAGGCTGGATAGCGGTTGCAGGATCAGCCCGCCGCTGGCGGTCAGCGCCCGGTCGCTGGCCGCCGTTCGACCGGCAAAGGCCGCACGCGTGCGCGCATCCTCATCCGGCGCCGGCGTGGATCCGGTCCGGGTGCGGATCCAGTCGTAGCGGGCCCCCAGTGACAGTTGGTGCGCGGAGAACAGCGGCTGGTCATGGTGGAAGAACAGGCCGGCATTGAGCTGGGAGGCGGCACGGCTGATCCGGGTGCGCGGTGTCGATGAGGTCGGCGGTGCATGGCCATGCCCGCGCCAGCTTGCGAGTTCGCTGCCCTCGCGCGCCTCGTGGTAGAAATCCATTCCCCAGTGGCTGCGGCCTTGCGTCCACGGCGTGCCGACCAGCAGCTTGCCGCCCCATACCACCGGGCCGATGACAAAGCTGTGGTTGCGGGCATAGCGGTCGTTGCCGGCACGGCGCGTGGTGCCGGTCCGGGCGGTGTCCAGCGAGCGGCGATACAGCGACAGCTCGATCCGGTCGGCCCATGGCACGGCCTGATGGTGCTGGTAGCCGATCCGGAAATGGTTTTCGCGGATCGGGGATTCGCGTACCTCGCTCCACGGCAGGCCCGGGGCGCCGCCAATGCCGCCGGGGCGGCCGGCTTCGACCCGGGCCAGCCTGGCGCTCAGTTCCCAGCGCTGCTGCGCGTCCGGTGCATAACCGGCGCGGGCAGTGAACTCGGCCGTGCGGAAGTCGCTGTTTGCGATGGGACCGGCCGGGCTGCGGAAGTCGCCGGCATGGCGGATGCCGAGCCCGAGCAGCAGGTCGATGCCGTTGCCTACGCCTTCCAGCTCGGCGCGGCCGGCCCGGAGGTTCTCCGCCGAGGCATAGGCGAGCGATGCCAGTCGTGGTATCAGCGTGAAGCCATCCCGTGAGGCATCGCCCCGGGCGCGACGGGTGATGACATTGACCACGCCGTTCATGGCATCGGCGCCGTACAGTGCCGATGCCGGCCCGCGAATGACCTCGATGCGCTCGATGCCGGACGGGTCGAGCAGGTTGTATTCCAGCGTGTTGCGGCCACGGAAGCGGTCGCCATCCAGCACCAGAACCATGCGCGGATCGTTGGAGTTCATGCCGCGCATGACCAGCTGGCCACCCAGCCCGCCTGCCCGCGAATGGCTGATGCCGGGCAGGGTCGCCAGCAGTGACTGGATCTGCCCGGCTGGTGCCTGTTCGATATCGGCCCGGGTCAGCACGCTGATCGGTATCGTGCTGCGGTCCGCACTGCGCGCATCGCGGGTAACGCTGACCACGACCGGGGACAGCGTGGTTGCGGCCGTGGCGCCGCTCAGTGCGGCGAGCACGACAGGCAGCCAGCATCCGGGGAGCCGGCGAAAAAAGCGGAAAGAGGCAGGAAACGGAGAGGAAGCAGACAGCGTCATGGCAGCACCGGACGGAAGGAAGAAGTTATTCCGTCCAGCGTGTCATGACGCCATGGCGTCAGGAATCAGAGCTGTCCCAAATTGCGCCGCCAGTGCTGAGTCGGGTCAGAACGGCAGCTCGACGTCGGTGGCCTGGCTCAGCACGCGGCGGAAGTCCGCCTTGATGCGTTCCAGCCCTTCAACGGTGTCGGCCTCGAAGCGCAGCACGATCACCGGCGTGGTGTTCGAGGCGCGCGCCAGCCCGAAGCCGTCCGGGTATTCAACCCGCAGCCCGTCGATGGTGATGACCTCGTCGGCACCGGTAAAGGTTGCGGTTTTCTGCAGTTGCTCGATCAGCGCGTAGTGCTCGCCCTCGCGCATCTTCATGTTCAGTTCGGGCGTGCTGATGCTGTTCGGCAGGTTGTTCAGCACCGCGCTGGGATCGTCGACCTCGGACAGGATCTCCAGCAGCCGGGCGCCGGCATACAGGCCGTCGTCGAAGCCGTACCAGCGTTCCTTGAAGAACACGTGACCGCTCATCTCGCCGGCCAGCAGCGCGCCGGTTTCCTTCATCTTGCTCTTGATGAAGCTGTGGCCGGTGCGGCTCATCAGCGGCTTGCCGTGCATCTCGCGGATCCACGGTGCAAGCTTGCGGGTCGACTTGACGTCATAGATGACCTGGGCGCCGGGATTGCGCGACAGCACGTCGCCGGCGAACAGCATCAACTGGCGGTCCGGGTAAATGATGTTGCCGTCCTTGGTGACCACGCCCAGCCGGTCGCCGTCGCCGTCGAAGGCCAGGCCAAGTTCGGCATCGGTCGAGGCCAGGGCATGGATCACGTCCTGCAGGTTCTCGGGTTTGGCCGGGTCGGGATGGTGGTTCGGGAAGGTGCCGTCGACGTCGCAGAACAGTTCGCGAACGCGGCAGTCCAGGCGGCGATACAGCGTCGGCGCGAACGCGCCGGCGACACCATTGCCGCAGTCAACCACGATATTCATCGGCCGCGACAGCTTGATGTCGCCGGTAATGCGGTCGAGATAGGCCTCGACGATGTCGTGGGTGCGGTAGCTGCCTTCACCCGTTTCGACGTCGCCGCTCTCAATGCGCTTCAGCAGCTTCTGGATGTCATCGCCGGCCAGCGTGTCACCGGCCAGCATCATCTTGAAGCCATTGTATTCGGGGGGATTGTGGCTGCCGGTCACCATGACGCCGGACAGCGTGCCGAGCTCGTGCGCGGCAAAGTACAGCATCGGCGTGGCCACGCGGCCGACGTCGATGACGTCGACGCCCGCCGCACGCAGGCCGCGGGCCAGCGCATCGGACAGCTCGGGGCCGGACAGGCGACCATCGCGGCCGACACAGACGGCGGCGACATCACGGGCGCGAGCTTCCGAGCCAATTGCCTGCCCGATCTGTTCTGCCATTTCCACTGTCAGTGATTTGCCGACAATGCCGCGGATGTCGTAGGCCTTGAAGATTTCCTTGTGGATTTTACGAGGCATGGGAGTCCAGGAAGTGCGTTAACAGCCGCCCATTATGCCGCTAATTCATGGCTGCGCCGGACGAGTTGGTCAAGTTTTTCCCGGGCTGCGCCGCTGGCCAGTGCTTCGCGCGCCAGTTCGATGCCGGTATCGAACGAGTCGGCAACGCCGGCGGTGTAGATGGCCGCACCGGCATTCAGGCAGACAATATCGCGCGCCGGACCGGCTTCGTTGTCCAGTACGCGCAGCAGGATTTCCTTCGAGGCGGCGGCGCTGTCGGCGCGCAGCGCTTCCGCTTCGCACAACTGGAAGCCGTGTTCGCGCGGATCGAACACGTATTCGCGGATCCAGCCGTTTTTGAGCTCGGCGATCTGCGTCGGCGCCACCAGGCTGATCTCGTCCAGCCGGTCCTGGCCGTAGACCACCAGTGCATGCTCGGCGCCAAGCTGGGCCAGCACCCGGGCCTGGATACCGACCAGATCCGGGTGGAACACGCCCATCAGCTGGTTCTGTGCGCCGGCCGGGTTGGTCAGCGGGCCGAGGATGTTGAAAATGGTGCGAACACCGAGTTCGCGGCGGATCGGCGCGACATATTTCATCGCCGTGTGGTGGTTCGGCGCAAACATGAAACCGATGCCGATTTCGTCGATGCAGCGGCCAACCATTTCCGCCGGCAGCTGCAGGTTGACGCCAAGTGCCTCGATCACGTCGGCACTGCCGGAGCTGGACGACACCGAACGGCCACCGTGCTTGGCCACGCGTGCACCGGCGGCGGCGGCGACGAAGGTCGAGGTGGTGGAGATATTGAACGTGTGGGCACCGTCGCCACCGGTACCGACAATGTCGATCAGGTGTTCGCGATCGGTGACCGGCACCTTGAGCGCGAATTCGCGCATGACCGTGGCCGCTGCGGCAATCTCGGACACGCTTTCGACCTTGACCCGCAGCCCGACCAGAATGGCGGCGATCTGCGGCGGCGTCAGTTCGCCACGCATGATCTGGCGGGTCAGGTCGACCATTTCATCAAAGAACAGTTCATTGCCGTCGATCAGACGGTTCAGCGCTTGCTGGTGGGTAATCATCGGAAATCCAGGGTTCAGTGACCGCACGCCAGCCGCAACGCATTGGCGTCGGGGCGGCCGCTGGCTTTTTCAAGGTCGTTCAGGCAGTTGGCAATGGCCGGGCGATTGTCATCACCGGGCGGGGCGCTGCGTATCAGCGGACTGTAGCCCGGCTGGCCGGCGCAGGCAGCCCGGCCCTGCGGCGTATGCGGGTTGCAGTCGGCCGGTGCATCGGCGGCCGTGCGCGGGGCCGACAGCGCATCCAGGCTGCGGCTCAGTGGCGAGGCCGTGTCCGGCGTCGCCGCGGCAGCGGGGGCAGGGTCCAGCTGCAGCCTGACGCAATGCCCGCTAACCGGGTCATGCAGCTCGCCGGACGGGCAGGCGGAGGCCAGGGCCGGCGGTGCGCCGAGTACCAGCACCAGGGCGGACAGGAGGGCGCGCATCAGCCGAAGGTCTCAAGGAAGTTGCGCAGCATCGCATGGCCGTGCTCGGTCAGGATCGATTCCGGATGGAACTGCACGCCTTCGATCGGCAGCGTCTTGTGCCGTACGCCCATGATTTCGCCGTCATCGGTCCAGGCCGTGATTTCGAGGCAGTCGGGCAGGGTGTCGCGTTCGATGACCAGGCTGTGGTAGCGGGTGCAGGTCACCGGATTCGGCAGGCCCCGGAACATGCCGACGTCGTGGTGATGCACCGGCGAGGTCTTGCCGTGCATCAGCGTCTGCGCGTGAACCACGCGACCGCCATACGCCTGGCCGATGCTCTGGTGACCGAGGCAGACGCCCATGATCGGGATCTCTCCGGCAAAGCGCTGGATTGCCGCCACGGAAATGCCGGCTTCGGACGGAGAGCAGGGACCTGGCGACACGACCAGGAACTGTGGTTTTTTCGCCGCGATCTCGTCCAGCGAGATCTCGTCGTTGCGATGCACCTCGACCTCTTGCCCCAGCTCGCCAAAGTACTGGACGAGGTTGAAGGTAAAGCTGTCGTAGTTGTCGATCATCAGAAGCATATGCAGTACCAAAGCCTTATTCTGTCTAGTGTTGCGCCGGCATGCCGCCCGTCCTGTGGGCTGCCCGTTCTGCCGCGAACCGGGCCGGATGCCGGTGGAAGATCACCGCCAGCATACCATTGCGTTATATGCCGATGCAGTCTCCACTATCCATTTGTCGACGGCCCCGTCAAGTCGGCGTGGCGGCTGACCGCTCCGCACCGGTCGGGCGTGCCCGGGCTGCGTCGGAGCGCAGCGGCTCGTCGACTTGCGTGCTCCCGTCGCTGTCGGCCCGCTCTGAGCCGCGGGGCATCGTCAGGCTGTTTGCCGACGGTTGTCGCGTCTTGCTGCGCGGGCCATCCGGGACCGGATAAAACCGGGCATCCATCCCGGAGAAAACATTCGCGCGACATTCTCCGGCAGCAGGGCTGACATTTCTTGAATCAGGCCGGAACCCTGCTATATTGGGAGTGCCCCCGCGTTGAAAACGCATCCGTGGGGACCGGGAAGGCCTCGACTGCGAGCTGTGCAGTTCGAGGCCTTCCCGTTTTGTTTGTGCACGGTCCGCCGCTTATTCATGCAGCCCCCTCAGCACCACGACACGGCGGCCGGCTTCATTGCTGTCCTGCCGCCACGGATTGCAGTCACTATCGTCTCTGGTCGGCACCCACTCCGGGCCGCTTGCGCTGCCGACATCGAGAATGACGGAGCCTTCCTGCCCGCCCGGGGGGCGGAACGTGGCTTTGTTGATGCATACCGGCCGCTGGCCGTGGCCCGCGGCGATCAGGTCTCCAAGTATCTGGTGAAGCCGGGCTACGGTCATCGGCATGCCAAACCGCCTTTCTGCATGATCTCGCCGTCAATATTGCGCTCCGGGTTCAGCATCGGGCAAACGGGAATCGCGGATCAAAGGTGAGAATGAGTGTGTTTATGGCCGTGAATGATTATCACCTGACGAATTTTCCATGACATAGCGCTGCAAATCGAATTTCATTATCAATTACCGTGAATGGATCGAATAAACCATTCATTCTGCTTTCAGTATTGGCTGGATAGACTTGGAAATGCCCCATGCCATTTTTAACTGAATATCAAACAGAATACAGACCATGCATTTTGAAAATATCCGCGATGACACCGAAGTTTCCCCCGGGCTGCTGATCGAACGGGCCCGCGTGGCATCCAGGAGCACCTGGGTCAGCGTCGTCGTCAATCTGTGCCTGACGCTCGCGCAAGTCGGCGTGGGCATCCTGGCCAGGTCGCAGGGGCTGATTGCCGACGGGATTCACTCGCTGTCGGACCTGGTTGCCGACTTCGTGGTGCTGTTTGCCAGTCACCACAGCAAGAAGGAGGCGGACGAAGGGCATCCCTATGGTCATCAGCGCTTCGAGACTGCGGCCTCCCTGGTCCTTGGCCTGCTGCTGCTGGCGGTGGGCGTGGGCATGCTGTGGTCGGCCGTGCGCAAGCTGGAGGCGCCGGAAACCGTGGCCCAGGTGCACATCATTGCACTGTATGCCGCCGGAGGGGCGTTGCTGGCGAAGGAGCTGCTGTTCCGCTACATGCTGGCGGCTGCGAGGAAAGTGAAGTCCAGCATGCTGGTGGCCAACGCCTGGCATGCCCGCTCCGATGCGGCGTCTTCACTGGTGGTTGGCATCGGCATTATCGGCAATCTGGCCGGTTACCCGATTCTGGACCCGATTGCCGCCCTGATCGTCGGGCTGATGGTCGCCAGGATGGGATGGACGTTCGGCTGGAGCGCGCTGCACGACCTCATGGACCATGCGGTGGACGAGCAGGAATTGCAGGCCATCCGGCAGACGCTGACCGGAACGCCCGGTGTGCACGATATCCATGATGTCCGTACCCGGAAGATGGGCGACATGATTGTCGTGGACGTCCACATCGAAGTCGATGCCGGCAAGAGCGTGGCCGAAGGGCACGACATTGCCGTGCTTGCCAGGCAGCGCGTGCTGCAACGCCATCCGGTATTGAACGTGATGACCCATGTGGACCCATGGCGGCCTGCCTCTCCGCCGGACGTGGAACGGACGCCAGGCCACCCCGATCCGGTCATGGCAACGGAATAGAATATTGTACTGCTTATGTAAATTGACTATCAATTGTAAGTGCCATAGGGCTGTGTCATCAGCAAGGAATCAGGTGCGGGAATGAGGCGCTTCAGACAAGGTGAGCGGGTCGTGCATGTGGAGTCGGGTGCCGAACTGGTCTATCTGGAAAACGCCATCGCGATCGAAGGGTTTTCCTGCCCGGTTCTGTGCGCAGCGCAGGACAGCTATGGGGCCAGGGTTATCGTCGACGAATGCGACCTTGAGGCCCGCCCGGTTTCACTGCGGGAACGGCTGTTCAGAAGCACAAAATGAGGGGCCGGGCGCGTGTCGGGTCCGGCGCCGGCACCATTTCAGCATCGCCATGGAAAAACATTTCGCATTGCGGCAAAAAGCGGGAAAAAATTTTCATGGATGGCATAGACTGTAGATGACATACGACTATCCCTCTCTGAAAGGAATGTCCATGGCTACCCAGCCCAATACTCCCATCGACTGCCCGGTGTGCAAGGGCAGCACCTTCAAGCCTGCGGACAAGGCGGGCAGCTTTGTCTGCACCCACTGCGGACATCTGCTGAAAGCCGGAGCGATTCGCGAGATCACGCGCGTGCAGGCCGAGAACCTGTTCGCCGGTTTTCTGGGCGGGGCGGTTCGCCATTGATGACAGCGGCCCGGCCTCCCGCAAGGGAGACCGGGCCGTGACGGGCATGCCGGCCGGGATGGCGCTGGCTAGACCCTGAACTGGGCGATGGTGGTCAGCATCCGCTGTGCCTGTTCGTTCAGGTTGGCGGCGGTGGCCGAGTTGTTCTGCGAGCTGGAATGGCTTTCTTCGGCCATCTGCGCCACGCGCTCGATCTGCTGGGCGATATTGGTGCTGGCCATCGACTGTTCGCGCATCGAGTGCGAGATCTCGGCGATCTGACCGACCGTGCCGCCGGTGCGGTCGAGAATGCGCTGGATGGCTTCGGTCGCCTGGTTGGCGGCAGCCATGCCGGTTTCGACCTGGCTCACGACATTCTGCATCGAGGTCACGGTCTGATTCGCATCGCTCTGCATCGACGACACGGTGCCGGTGATTTCCTGGGTCGAGATCGCCGTGCGTTCGGCCAGCTTGCGCACCTCGTCGGCGACCACGGCGAAGCCACGGCCGGTTTCGCCGGCACGGGCGGCTTCGATGGCCGCATTCAGTGCCAGCAGGTTGGTCTGTTCGGCGATGTCCTTGATCACGCCGACCACGGTGCCGATCGACGTGGTCTTTTCCTTCAGCTGTTCGATCTGGGTGGCCGCGTGTT encodes:
- a CDS encoding TonB-dependent receptor, which produces MLAALSGATAATTLSPVVVSVTRDARSADRSTIPISVLTRADIEQAPAGQIQSLLATLPGISHSRAGGLGGQLVMRGMNSNDPRMVLVLDGDRFRGRNTLEYNLLDPSGIERIEVIRGPASALYGADAMNGVVNVITRRARGDASRDGFTLIPRLASLAYASAENLRAGRAELEGVGNGIDLLLGLGIRHAGDFRSPAGPIANSDFRTAEFTARAGYAPDAQQRWELSARLARVEAGRPGGIGGAPGLPWSEVRESPIRENHFRIGYQHHQAVPWADRIELSLYRRSLDTARTGTTRRAGNDRYARNHSFVIGPVVWGGKLLVGTPWTQGRSHWGMDFYHEAREGSELASWRGHGHAPPTSSTPRTRISRAASQLNAGLFFHHDQPLFSAHQLSLGARYDWIRTRTGSTPAPDEDARTRAAFAGRTAASDRALTASGGLILQPLSSLQLVGNLATAFRAPATFEKFGASRVGTRITEPNPALAPERSITAEAGLRLRWPTLQGNLTAFDSRYRQLIALADSGPQVRQRQNIARAGMRGLELDGIWQIQTPLSLRFNASRARGARHDTGQPLPHVPPLNGLLSLRHQSAGYSLEARLKWSLAKRRIDPARETRSAGYGIVSLYGGLELARVHPALKPFRLVLGIENLADKRYAHPATVADLRYPASPSNPLLEPGRSLVLNLVGTP
- the trpD gene encoding anthranilate phosphoribosyltransferase, which encodes MITHQQALNRLIDGNELFFDEMVDLTRQIMRGELTPPQIAAILVGLRVKVESVSEIAAAATVMREFALKVPVTDREHLIDIVGTGGDGAHTFNISTTSTFVAAAAGARVAKHGGRSVSSSSGSADVIEALGVNLQLPAEMVGRCIDEIGIGFMFAPNHHTAMKYVAPIRRELGVRTIFNILGPLTNPAGAQNQLMGVFHPDLVGIQARVLAQLGAEHALVVYGQDRLDEISLVAPTQIAELKNGWIREYVFDPREHGFQLCEAEALRADSAAASKEILLRVLDNEAGPARDIVCLNAGAAIYTAGVADSFDTGIELAREALASGAAREKLDQLVRRSHELAA
- a CDS encoding phosphomannomutase/phosphoglucomutase — protein: MPRKIHKEIFKAYDIRGIVGKSLTVEMAEQIGQAIGSEARARDVAAVCVGRDGRLSGPELSDALARGLRAAGVDVIDVGRVATPMLYFAAHELGTLSGVMVTGSHNPPEYNGFKMMLAGDTLAGDDIQKLLKRIESGDVETGEGSYRTHDIVEAYLDRITGDIKLSRPMNIVVDCGNGVAGAFAPTLYRRLDCRVRELFCDVDGTFPNHHPDPAKPENLQDVIHALASTDAELGLAFDGDGDRLGVVTKDGNIIYPDRQLMLFAGDVLSRNPGAQVIYDVKSTRKLAPWIREMHGKPLMSRTGHSFIKSKMKETGALLAGEMSGHVFFKERWYGFDDGLYAGARLLEILSEVDDPSAVLNNLPNSISTPELNMKMREGEHYALIEQLQKTATFTGADEVITIDGLRVEYPDGFGLARASNTTPVIVLRFEADTVEGLERIKADFRRVLSQATDVELPF
- a CDS encoding ABC transporter substrate-binding protein; translation: MNLRHGLIALLSGFAPLLAATPQRIVTIPIPAASMITALDAGPQRLVGIHPGALPGIRDRFLGQRFPALLTLRTDIVAGGRFTPNIETLLTLRPDLVLQWTHLPTASLHTLERAGLRTLGMRYGSQADLEAALTAIGAATGTEARTGALLRHQRNTRRALAGPSGPRPRVVYLRSLAHGLKAGGNGSYMTHVIELAGGVNLATAVNGSMADVTFEQLLGWAPDILLLGGFDDNVPARLYADPKWRAVKAVRERRVYKMPLGGIWWEVPSHESALGWIWLHALLNHSPASAARLLADMRSQYRLLYRHTLTRDEIDRILHRNANAGSAGYTLFGEAANVGQ
- a CDS encoding FecCD family ABC transporter permease; the encoded protein is MSGNECLPGRWLWPGLVLALLGTLGVSLGIGRFPVPWSQAAAALFGLDPGFGIHWHDTQQIVVRTVRLPRVLSAACAGGGLALAGAALQGIFRNPLVGPHVIGLSSGASLGGALAILCGWSTLLMIVASGLSAALALAVVLLLARVRGQTPVLMLVLAGIVTGALFAALTSMTVFLADPDRSLPGIVFWLMGSYASSDWTTLAVLATCLLVCALLLLPLGWRINILSLGDDDARLHGMPVESLRLLILAACCVMIAGQVSVSGIVGWIGLVVPHLARMMVGADHRRLLPAALLLGATFSVLADDIARTLTAAEIPLGIVTALLGAPVFALILRRRARRGWSED
- a CDS encoding ABC transporter ATP-binding protein; translation: MPTGLIENDVVALRHAGIRLPDGTWLFRDLNLRIAPGQRLCLLGGNGRGKTTLLRAIAGLTPLDEGSVCVTPALAYLPQRFHCLFDYGVVDMVLMGRCRHLGLWRQPGATDHARALDALQTVGMQRLAARSFRTLSGGERQLVLLARALVSEPRCIVLDEPASALDLANQSLLLALLARLAHQQGISTLFSSHHPQHALDSDCQVLVMRADDLPLHGDARTVLTEPVLSALYGLPVRRIDIHDPPHRHTGIVPLFPSATLQQEPCP